The genomic DNA CGGCGGTGAGGAGCTTCTTGTCGTCGACGGGTTCGACGTATTCGTGCTTGATCTGCCCGAACACCTCGGCAAAGAGCCTGAGCTGGTCTAGCGGCAGCGGGGCGACCGCAGCGCTAGCGGGTTGCTGGGCCGAGGCGGAGAATTGCAGGGTGGCAAGGACACCGGTAGCAAGGCCCGCGGCAATCAGGCCGATATTTTTCAGGTTCTTTCGCATAGAGTCTGTTGCGGTCGGAAGCGCGTGGCAGCGTCGATAAAGATTGGACGGACAAGTATAACTGCACCCGCCCGCTCGGGGCGCGCTGCAGGCAATCGTGCTTCGACAGTAGGGGAAGGTCCTGGTTCGTGCGATCCGGCTCGCTCCGGCGGCCCCGCGCGTTTTCGTGCCGCGGGGCCGCGGCCGGAAACGCGCGATCAGCCCGCCTTGCCCTGGCTCGCGACGGCGGCTTGCGCCTTCGCGATCGCGTCCTGGTCGCCGAGATAGTAGTGCTTGATCGGCTTGAGGTCTTCGTCGAGTTCATAGACGAGCGGCACGCCGTTCGGAATATTGAGGCCGACGATGTCGCTATCCGAGATGTTGTCGAGGTACTTGACCAGTGCGCGGATCGAGTTGCCGTGAGCGGCGATCAGGATGCTGCGGCCCGACTTGATGGCCGGCGCGATCGATTCGTTCCACAGCGGCAGCACCCGGGCGACCGTGTCTTTCAGGCACTCGGTGAGCGGCAGCTGCTCGCGCGGCACCTTGGCGTAGCGCGGATCGGCGTACGGGGCGCGCTCGTCGGTCGGCTCGAGCGCGGGCGGCGGCGTGTCGTAGCTGCGGCGCCAGACCAGCACCTGCTCGTCGCCGAACTTCGCGGCGGTTTCGGCCTTGTTCAGGCCCGACAGCGCGCCGTAGTGGCGCTCGTTCAGGCGCCACGAATGCACGACGGGCAGGTACATCAGATCCATCTTGTCCTGCACGTGCCACAGCGTGCGGATCGCGCGCTTGAGCACCGAGGTGTACGCGATGTCGAACGTGTAGCCGGAATCCTTGAGCAGCACGCCCGCCTGCTGTGCCTCGAGGTTGCCCTGCTCGGTAAGGTCGACGTCGACCCAGCCGGTAAAGCGGTTTTCCTTGTTCCACGTCGATTCGCCGTGGCGGATGAGAACGAGTTTGTACATGAGAATTAC from Paraburkholderia sp. HP33-1 includes the following:
- the gpmA gene encoding 2,3-diphosphoglycerate-dependent phosphoglycerate mutase, producing the protein MYKLVLIRHGESTWNKENRFTGWVDVDLTEQGNLEAQQAGVLLKDSGYTFDIAYTSVLKRAIRTLWHVQDKMDLMYLPVVHSWRLNERHYGALSGLNKAETAAKFGDEQVLVWRRSYDTPPPALEPTDERAPYADPRYAKVPREQLPLTECLKDTVARVLPLWNESIAPAIKSGRSILIAAHGNSIRALVKYLDNISDSDIVGLNIPNGVPLVYELDEDLKPIKHYYLGDQDAIAKAQAAVASQGKAG